In Gossypium arboreum isolate Shixiya-1 chromosome 5, ASM2569848v2, whole genome shotgun sequence, a single genomic region encodes these proteins:
- the LOC108450235 gene encoding microtubule-associated protein TORTIFOLIA1-like isoform X2 encodes MSNSQVSKSTKPSKVSTLAPPSNPSKPSSLSSHLAMVEFKQRILTLLSKISDRDTYQIAVEDLEKIIQSLAPESLPILLNCLFDSSNDPKPAVKKESLRLLSMLCNCHGELAAPQLTKIIAHIVKRLKDADSGVKDACRDSIGALSGQYLKGENGGTMMGLFVKPLFETMSEQNKGVQSGAATCMAKMVECAGDPPLTAFQKLCPRICKLLNSQNFMAKASLLAVVASLSQVGAIAPHSLEALLQSIHECLGSTDWVTRKAAADTLSALALHSSNLIADRASSTITVLEGCRFDRMKPVRDAMTEALQLWKKIAGKGDDGAVDDQKSHDGDNHQSDESSQKNGLKNPNACDKKTDPSAKDLSNNLSPYSDSVSEGKCGTIPDKAVVILKKKAPLLTDKELNPEFFQKLKTRGSGDLPVEVVVPRRYLNSSNSKNEEELEPNDSDLRRRSNYTGNNQADDFHASSGGTNHNIDRGASGVSDKWPEEKKNGKNLRTKAFDGDDRIDVNQREPSGNRLGFSKVDGQSDGSFINNKGNWLAIQRQLLQLERQQGHLMNMLQEFMGGSHDSMVTLENRVRGLERIVEDMARDLSISSGRRGGNFMAGFEGSSNRPLGKYNGFSDYGSKFSGRIPYGERFAQTDGIAPVGRGRGPSWRSETSDDWDFPAFNASRNGQFQSRRAPASSGLDGRSPKSEHESDQIGGRRGWDNGPGPVRLGEGPSARSVWQASKDEATLEAIRVAGEDNGASRTGRVPELTAEALGDDNVGPERDPVWTSWSNAMHALQVGDIDSAYAEVLSTGDDLLLIKLMDKSGPMVDQLSNEIANETLHAVVQFLPEPDLFDICLSWIQQLVEVVLENGSNALGIPVELKKELLLTLHEAASTMDPPEDWEGVAPDQLLLQLASAWGIELQQFGK; translated from the exons ATGAGTAATTCCCAAGTATCCAAATCAACAAAACCTTCAAAGGTTTCAACTTTAGCTCCTCCTTCAAACCCTTCAAAACCCTCTTCACTATCTTCTCACCTTGCAATGGTAGAATTTAAGCAAAGGATTTTAACCTTACTTTCCAAGATTTCAGACCGTGACACTTACCAGATTGCCGTTGAAGATCTTGAAAAGATTATCCAATCTCTTGCCCCTGAATCCCTTCCCATCTTACTAAACTGCTTATTTGATTCTTCCAATGATCCAAAACCAGCTGTAAAAAAAGAATCTTTAAGGTTACTTTCAATGCTATGTAATTGCCATGGTGAATTGGCAGCTCCCCAACTGACAAAAATCATTGCCCACATTGTTAAAAGGTTAAAAGATGCAGATTCTGGGGTGAAAGATGCTTGTCGTGATTCCATTGGTGCCCTTTCAGGACAGTATTTGAAAGGGGAAAATGGAGGGACTATGATGGGATTGTTTGTAAAGCCGTTGTTTGAAACAATGAGTGAACAGAACAAAGGGGTCCAATCTGGTGCAGCAACATGTATGGCTAAAATGGTGGAATGTGCTGGTGATCCTCCTTTGACTGCTTTTCAGAAGCTTTGCCCAAGGATCTGCAAGTTGTTGAATAGTCAGAATTTTATGGCTAAGGCTTCCCTTTTGGCAGTAGTGGCAAGTTTGTCACAG GTGGGAGCAATTGCACCTCATAGCTTGGAAGCTTTGCTGCAAAGCATCCATGAATGCCTTGGGAGCACAGATTGGGTGACACGGAAGGCAGCTGCTGATACTTTAAGTGCTTTGGCACTCCATTCAAGCAATTTGATTGCAGATAGAGCATCTTCGACAATAACGGTATTGGAGGGTTGCCGCTTTGACAGG ATGAAACCTGTGAGAGATGCTATGACTGAAGCTTTGCAATTATGGAAGAAGATTGCAGGGAAAGGGGATGATGGAGCCGTAGATGATCAGAAGTCTCATG ATGGTGACAATCATCAGTCAGATGAATCATCACAAAAGAATGGCTTGAAAAATCCGAATGCTTGTGATAAAAAAACAGATCCATCGGCAAAGGATTTGTCGAATAATCTTTCCCCTTATTCGGATTCTGTTTCGGAAGGCAAATGTGGAACCATTCCTGACAAAGCAGTTGTAATATTAAAGAAGAAAGCACCTCTATTAACGGACAAAGAGTTAAATCCCGAATTCTTCCAGAAACTTAAAACAAGGGGTTCTGGTGATTTGCCGGTTGAAGTAGTTGTTCCTCGTAGATACCTTAATTCTTCAAACTCAAAGAACGAGGAAGAATTAGAACCAAATGATTCAGACTTGAGAAGAAGGTCGAATTATACGGGAAACAACCAGGCAGATGATTTCCATGCATCCTCTGGTGGCACAAACCATAACATTGATAGAGGAGCTTCTGGTGTGTCCGATAAATGGCCTGAAGAGAAGAAAAATGGAAAAAACTTAAGAACAAAGGCTTTTGATGGTGATGATAGGATAGATGTAAATCAAAGAGAACCATCCGGAAATCGTTTGGGTTTCTCGAAGGTGGATGGACAGTCTGATGGATCCTTCATCAACAACAAAGGAAATTGGTTGGCTATCCAAAGGCAGTTATTGCAGCTTGAGAGGCAGCAAGGGCATCTCATGAACATGTTGCAGGAGTTTATGGGTGGTTCTCATGATAGCATGGTAACTTTGGAGAACAGAGTTAGGGGTCTTGAGAGAATTGTTGAAGACATGGCTCGGGATTTATCAATATCATCGGGAAGGAGAGGTGGTAATTTTATGGCTGGATTTGAAGGATCGTCTAATAGACCTTTAGGGAAGTATAATGGCTTCTCTGACTATGGTTCCAAGTTCAGTGGACGAATCCCATATGGAGAAAGGTTTGCACAGACTGATGGAATTGCTCCAGTTGGGAGAGGAAGGGGACCTTCTTGGAGATCTGAAACGTCTGATGATTGGGATTTCCCTGCGTTTAATGCATCAAGGAATGGACAATTTCAATCAAGAAGAGCTCCAGCTAGCAGCGGCCTGGATGGTAGATCACCCAAATCAGAACACGAGAGTGATCAGATTGGTGGCAGGAGAGGTTGGGACAATGGTCCCGGGCCTGTAAGACTTGGTGAAGGACCTTCAGCTAGAAGTGTCTGGCAGGCATCGAAGGATGAAGCTACGTTGGAAGCAATTCGTGTTGCTGGGGAGGATAATGGAGCATCTCGAACTGGACGTGTGCCTGAATTAACCGCTGAAGCTCTAGGAGATGATAATGTTGGACCAGAACGAGATCCAGTCTGGACTTCTTGGAGCAATGCAATGCATGCCCTTCAAGTAGGCGATATAGATTCTGCTTACGCTGAAGTTCTATCAACGGGTGATGATCTGTTGCTTATAAAGCTAATGGACAAATCAGGTCCTATGGTTGACCAGCTATCAAATGAGATAGCAAACGAAACCTTGCATGCTGTCGTGCAATTCCTTCCAGAACCCGATTTGTTCGATATCTGTCTCTCCTGGATTCAACAG CTAGTTGAAGTGGTGTTAGAAAATGGATCGAACGCATTAGGTATTCCGGTGGAGTTGAAGAAAGAGCTTCTATTGACTTTGCATGAAGCAGCATCCACAATGGATCCGCCGGAGGATTGGGAAGGCGTGGCACCCGACCAACTCTTATTGCAGTTAGCATCTGCCTGGGGGATTGAATTGCAACAATTTGGTAAGTAA
- the LOC108450235 gene encoding microtubule-associated protein TORTIFOLIA1-like isoform X1, translating into MSNSQVSKSTKPSKVSTLAPPSNPSKPSSLSSHLAMVEFKQRILTLLSKISDRDTYQIAVEDLEKIIQSLAPESLPILLNCLFDSSNDPKPAVKKESLRLLSMLCNCHGELAAPQLTKIIAHIVKRLKDADSGVKDACRDSIGALSGQYLKGENGGTMMGLFVKPLFETMSEQNKGVQSGAATCMAKMVECAGDPPLTAFQKLCPRICKLLNSQNFMAKASLLAVVASLSQVGAIAPHSLEALLQSIHECLGSTDWVTRKAAADTLSALALHSSNLIADRASSTITVLEGCRFDRMKPVRDAMTEALQLWKKIAGKGDDGAVDDQKSHADGDNHQSDESSQKNGLKNPNACDKKTDPSAKDLSNNLSPYSDSVSEGKCGTIPDKAVVILKKKAPLLTDKELNPEFFQKLKTRGSGDLPVEVVVPRRYLNSSNSKNEEELEPNDSDLRRRSNYTGNNQADDFHASSGGTNHNIDRGASGVSDKWPEEKKNGKNLRTKAFDGDDRIDVNQREPSGNRLGFSKVDGQSDGSFINNKGNWLAIQRQLLQLERQQGHLMNMLQEFMGGSHDSMVTLENRVRGLERIVEDMARDLSISSGRRGGNFMAGFEGSSNRPLGKYNGFSDYGSKFSGRIPYGERFAQTDGIAPVGRGRGPSWRSETSDDWDFPAFNASRNGQFQSRRAPASSGLDGRSPKSEHESDQIGGRRGWDNGPGPVRLGEGPSARSVWQASKDEATLEAIRVAGEDNGASRTGRVPELTAEALGDDNVGPERDPVWTSWSNAMHALQVGDIDSAYAEVLSTGDDLLLIKLMDKSGPMVDQLSNEIANETLHAVVQFLPEPDLFDICLSWIQQLVEVVLENGSNALGIPVELKKELLLTLHEAASTMDPPEDWEGVAPDQLLLQLASAWGIELQQFGK; encoded by the exons ATGAGTAATTCCCAAGTATCCAAATCAACAAAACCTTCAAAGGTTTCAACTTTAGCTCCTCCTTCAAACCCTTCAAAACCCTCTTCACTATCTTCTCACCTTGCAATGGTAGAATTTAAGCAAAGGATTTTAACCTTACTTTCCAAGATTTCAGACCGTGACACTTACCAGATTGCCGTTGAAGATCTTGAAAAGATTATCCAATCTCTTGCCCCTGAATCCCTTCCCATCTTACTAAACTGCTTATTTGATTCTTCCAATGATCCAAAACCAGCTGTAAAAAAAGAATCTTTAAGGTTACTTTCAATGCTATGTAATTGCCATGGTGAATTGGCAGCTCCCCAACTGACAAAAATCATTGCCCACATTGTTAAAAGGTTAAAAGATGCAGATTCTGGGGTGAAAGATGCTTGTCGTGATTCCATTGGTGCCCTTTCAGGACAGTATTTGAAAGGGGAAAATGGAGGGACTATGATGGGATTGTTTGTAAAGCCGTTGTTTGAAACAATGAGTGAACAGAACAAAGGGGTCCAATCTGGTGCAGCAACATGTATGGCTAAAATGGTGGAATGTGCTGGTGATCCTCCTTTGACTGCTTTTCAGAAGCTTTGCCCAAGGATCTGCAAGTTGTTGAATAGTCAGAATTTTATGGCTAAGGCTTCCCTTTTGGCAGTAGTGGCAAGTTTGTCACAG GTGGGAGCAATTGCACCTCATAGCTTGGAAGCTTTGCTGCAAAGCATCCATGAATGCCTTGGGAGCACAGATTGGGTGACACGGAAGGCAGCTGCTGATACTTTAAGTGCTTTGGCACTCCATTCAAGCAATTTGATTGCAGATAGAGCATCTTCGACAATAACGGTATTGGAGGGTTGCCGCTTTGACAGG ATGAAACCTGTGAGAGATGCTATGACTGAAGCTTTGCAATTATGGAAGAAGATTGCAGGGAAAGGGGATGATGGAGCCGTAGATGATCAGAAGTCTCATG CAGATGGTGACAATCATCAGTCAGATGAATCATCACAAAAGAATGGCTTGAAAAATCCGAATGCTTGTGATAAAAAAACAGATCCATCGGCAAAGGATTTGTCGAATAATCTTTCCCCTTATTCGGATTCTGTTTCGGAAGGCAAATGTGGAACCATTCCTGACAAAGCAGTTGTAATATTAAAGAAGAAAGCACCTCTATTAACGGACAAAGAGTTAAATCCCGAATTCTTCCAGAAACTTAAAACAAGGGGTTCTGGTGATTTGCCGGTTGAAGTAGTTGTTCCTCGTAGATACCTTAATTCTTCAAACTCAAAGAACGAGGAAGAATTAGAACCAAATGATTCAGACTTGAGAAGAAGGTCGAATTATACGGGAAACAACCAGGCAGATGATTTCCATGCATCCTCTGGTGGCACAAACCATAACATTGATAGAGGAGCTTCTGGTGTGTCCGATAAATGGCCTGAAGAGAAGAAAAATGGAAAAAACTTAAGAACAAAGGCTTTTGATGGTGATGATAGGATAGATGTAAATCAAAGAGAACCATCCGGAAATCGTTTGGGTTTCTCGAAGGTGGATGGACAGTCTGATGGATCCTTCATCAACAACAAAGGAAATTGGTTGGCTATCCAAAGGCAGTTATTGCAGCTTGAGAGGCAGCAAGGGCATCTCATGAACATGTTGCAGGAGTTTATGGGTGGTTCTCATGATAGCATGGTAACTTTGGAGAACAGAGTTAGGGGTCTTGAGAGAATTGTTGAAGACATGGCTCGGGATTTATCAATATCATCGGGAAGGAGAGGTGGTAATTTTATGGCTGGATTTGAAGGATCGTCTAATAGACCTTTAGGGAAGTATAATGGCTTCTCTGACTATGGTTCCAAGTTCAGTGGACGAATCCCATATGGAGAAAGGTTTGCACAGACTGATGGAATTGCTCCAGTTGGGAGAGGAAGGGGACCTTCTTGGAGATCTGAAACGTCTGATGATTGGGATTTCCCTGCGTTTAATGCATCAAGGAATGGACAATTTCAATCAAGAAGAGCTCCAGCTAGCAGCGGCCTGGATGGTAGATCACCCAAATCAGAACACGAGAGTGATCAGATTGGTGGCAGGAGAGGTTGGGACAATGGTCCCGGGCCTGTAAGACTTGGTGAAGGACCTTCAGCTAGAAGTGTCTGGCAGGCATCGAAGGATGAAGCTACGTTGGAAGCAATTCGTGTTGCTGGGGAGGATAATGGAGCATCTCGAACTGGACGTGTGCCTGAATTAACCGCTGAAGCTCTAGGAGATGATAATGTTGGACCAGAACGAGATCCAGTCTGGACTTCTTGGAGCAATGCAATGCATGCCCTTCAAGTAGGCGATATAGATTCTGCTTACGCTGAAGTTCTATCAACGGGTGATGATCTGTTGCTTATAAAGCTAATGGACAAATCAGGTCCTATGGTTGACCAGCTATCAAATGAGATAGCAAACGAAACCTTGCATGCTGTCGTGCAATTCCTTCCAGAACCCGATTTGTTCGATATCTGTCTCTCCTGGATTCAACAG CTAGTTGAAGTGGTGTTAGAAAATGGATCGAACGCATTAGGTATTCCGGTGGAGTTGAAGAAAGAGCTTCTATTGACTTTGCATGAAGCAGCATCCACAATGGATCCGCCGGAGGATTGGGAAGGCGTGGCACCCGACCAACTCTTATTGCAGTTAGCATCTGCCTGGGGGATTGAATTGCAACAATTTGGTAAGTAA